The nucleotide sequence TGCATATGTAAAAACGCCCATTGATTTGACGAGCAACAAGAAAGCCTTTGGCGACAGTAAGGCCTTCAATGTCAAAACGCTTTTGCTTACCATTCCTAAAATGATCTTGCCCGTGATTATATACTATGCATTTTCTCTGACCATCAGTAGCGAGGCTGGATTTATTGCCATTGCGGCAACTGGGCTGCTGGGATTGCTTTTCCGAGATAAGATCTTGACTATTGTAGAGAATGTTTATAAGAACGAGAAATACGATACGATTGCTGCCTATGCGCAAAAGGATTGATGTGAAAATGGCTTGAACTATTTCGCTTTCGCGAAAGCGAAATCCTACCAAAACTCTTAACCAACACTAAAACATTTGAAATGATCCACATACAGAACCTTTCCAAAAAATATAACGACACCACCGTTCTTGATATCGAAAGCCTACAAATTCCTAGAGGACAGTCCGTCGGGCTGGTAGGAAATAACGGTGCTGGTAAGACCACGTTGTTTTCCCTATTGCTGGACTTGATAGAACCTACCACGGGACATATCATGTCCAATGATATTCAGGTCAATGAAAGCGAAGGATGGAAGCCTTTCACTAGCGCTTTTGTTGATGAGAGTTTCTTGATAGGCTACTTGACGCCAGAAGAATATTTCTATTTCATAGGCGAGCTGCGCGGACAAAACAAAGCAGATATCGATGCTCTTATGGAAAAGCACGCCGATTTTTTCAACGGTGAGGCGATAGGCCAAAAAAAATACCTGCGTGACCTTTCTAAGGGTAACCAGAAAAAAGTTGGGATTATCGCTGCTCTTATAGGCAATCCTGAAGTGATCATTCTAGATGAGCCGTTTGCCAATCTGGACCCATCAACACAGATAAGGCTTAAAGCGATCATAAAGGATCTGTCTAACGACCCTAATGTCACCATGCTTATCTCAAGCCATGATTTGATTCACGTGACTGAGGTGGCGCAACGCGTTGTACTGTTAGAAAAGGGTAAAGTCGTGATGGATCAAGTGAAGGATGCAGCTACCTTTGGCCAGCTGGAAAAGTATTTCATGGGAATTAGTGAATTACACGCTGTCCCTGTGGAGGATACTACCATCACCACTAACCTTGAAGAAGAAGAATAGACATGTCACCTAAAATTAAAGTGTTCCTTATCTACGGCATTAGCTTCATGCTCGTGTTTCTTATTACGCGGTTTATTCTGGTACAGTTTTATCCAGAACCTAGTATGTGGCTCACTTTTATTCCGCTAGGTGTAGGAATGGTGCTGGCGCCCAAGCCACACATTGAAGAAACCCAATCTGGACGGCAATATGGTTTGAAGAGTATTTTCTTTAAGAGGATCATTCACATCAAATAGAAATGTAATGAATGCAAAATTCAAGACCTTCTTTATTTATTTTCTGATCGCATTTTCCCTTTTGACGTTAAGCTTGGTCGCGTTACAGTATTTTAATACGTCAACCTATTTCAGAATCCTCTTCCCTGTTGCTGTGGTGATGCTGTTGACTCCTAGGCCTCATATCATAAAAAGCCAATCTGGAAATCAGTATGGATTGAAAAGTATCTTTTTTAAGAAGATTATTAAGATCACATAAGCCCTGCATTACCATTGTTTGCTCTTTACTTAATTCCTTATTTTTGAACGATATCACAATATCATAACCCTACAACAGTTATGATAGCTAGAAAAAAGAGCTCGTTTGAAAAATCTTTTTGCTTTTACTGCCATCATTTTTTGCCTGCTGCTGGTTCTCGCCAGTTGTAGCCGTAAGAATGATTCTTTTATTAGCCGCAACCTGCATGCGGTTGGTACAGAGTATAATATACTCTATAATGGAAATCTCGCCTTACAGGCTGGACTGGATAATATAGAGGCAAATTATAGGGACAACTACTGGGATATCCTGCCCGTAGAGCGCCTGACAGTCAAGGACGAAATAAGAGTTAGCGCAGACGACCAGTCTGATCCCAACTTTTCACTAGCCGAAGAAAAGGCCGTCAAGGCAGTTCAAAAACACAGCATGCTTATCGATGGTGAAGAAGTGAATCCACAAATCGACGAGGCCTACATGCTACTTGGAAAAGCCCGTTATTATGACCAGCGCTTTATTCCATCGCTAGAGGCTTTCAATTATGTATTGCAATTCATGCCAGAATCTGATGAGATTAGAATGGCAAAAATCTGGCGCGAGAAGACCAACATGCGCCTGGAGAACAATGAGATTGCCATTGAGAATTTACAGCAGCTTATCAAAGAAGACAGCCTTGAGATTGAGCGTGAAGAATTGATTCTTGCTAATGCTACTTTGGCTCAGGCTTATCTTAATGTGGATAAAGTCGACAGTGCGCTTATTTATATGAATCGCGCTGCCCAAAAAACAAAGGATCGAGCAACTGAAGGCCGTTACAAATTCATTGCCGGACAGCTTTTTGCAAAGGCAGGTCAAAGAGACAGTGCCATTGCACATTTTGACGAGGTCATTGAATTACATAGGAAAATACCTCGCAACTACTACGTCAACGCCTTCATAGAGAAAATCAAACTTAGAGATACGGTAGAACAGTCTGATGATGAGTTTCTAGAAGTGCTCAATGAGCTGGAAGAAAACAGGGAAAATAGACCGTGGCTGGATATCATCAATTATCGCAAGGCCATATATCTGGAAACTATAGACAGTGTAGACGGCGCCGTGGCTTATTACAACAAGTCCTTGAAAGCCGGCGATAGAGATCCCTATTTGCAGGGAAACACCTATGATGCTTTGGGCCGCATTAGTTTTGACGATGCCCGTTTTGAAACAGCTGGAAAATATTTTGATAGCGCATCAACCAGATATGAAGATAAATCCAGAGAACAGCGTGCGGTTATCAAGAAGAGAGAAAATCTGGCAGACATTATTCTTTACGAGAGCAATCGCCGCAGTGCTGACAGTCTATTGAGTATCGTTGCCAT is from Nonlabens sp. YIK11 and encodes:
- a CDS encoding ABC transporter ATP-binding protein; its protein translation is MIHIQNLSKKYNDTTVLDIESLQIPRGQSVGLVGNNGAGKTTLFSLLLDLIEPTTGHIMSNDIQVNESEGWKPFTSAFVDESFLIGYLTPEEYFYFIGELRGQNKADIDALMEKHADFFNGEAIGQKKYLRDLSKGNQKKVGIIAALIGNPEVIILDEPFANLDPSTQIRLKAIIKDLSNDPNVTMLISSHDLIHVTEVAQRVVLLEKGKVVMDQVKDAATFGQLEKYFMGISELHAVPVEDTTITTNLEEEE